A genome region from Euphorbia lathyris chromosome 4, ddEupLath1.1, whole genome shotgun sequence includes the following:
- the LOC136226281 gene encoding phosphoglucan phosphatase LSF2, chloroplastic isoform X1 has translation MISANHCISLSSAFSYPHENGLFSIRNKSTSKFLVPKACFRIARINCKLTESGIEENPTRKEFSSSSSNNRMEEYNIAMKRMMRNPYEYHHDLGMNYNLITDNLIVGSQPQKPEDIDHLKHEENVTYILNLQQDKDIEFWGIDLQSIVKRCRELGIRHMRRPAVDFDPDSLRNILPKAVSSLEWAISEGKGKVYVHCTAGLGRAPAVAIAYMFWFCDMNLNEAYDKLTSKRPCGPNKRSIRAATYDLAKNDPCKEPFENLPEHAFEGVADWERKLIHDRVHALRGT, from the exons ATGATTAGTGCAAACCACTGCATTTCCCTCTCTTCAGCTTTCTCATACCCACATGAAAATGGTTTATTCTCGATTAGAAACAAATCCACATCCAAATTTCTGGTACCCAAGGCTTGTTTCAGAATCGCTAGGATCAATTGCAAGCTAACAGAGAGTGGAATCGAAGAAAACCCTACGAGAAAGGAGTTCTCGTCGTCGAGTTCAAACAATAGAATGGAAGAGTACAATATCGCCATGAAAAGAATGATGAGGAATCCTTATGAGTATCATCATGATCTAG GTATGAACTACAATCTGATAACCGATAATTTGATTGTGGGATCCCAGCCTCAGAAACCTGAAGATATAGATCATCTTAAACACGAAGAGAATGTGACCTACATTCTAAATTTGCAGCAAGACAAGGACATTGAGTTTTGGGGTATTGACTTGCAATCTATTGTAAAAAGATGCCGAGAACTTGGAATCCGCCATATGAGAAGGCCT GCAGTTGATTTTGATCCAGATTCATTGAGAAATATATTACCTAAAGCTGTTTCATCATTGGAATGGGCCATTTCTGAAGGGAAAGGCAAAGTGTATGTTCATTGCACAGCTGGACTTGGGAGGGCTCCTGCTGTTGCAATTGCTTACATGTTCTGGTTCTGCGACATGAAT CTGAATGAAGCATATGACAAACTAACCTCGAAGCGACCATGTGGACCTAATAAAAGATCAATACGAGCAGCTACCTATGACCTTGCCAAGAATGATCCATGTAAGGAGCCATTTGAGAATCTTCCTGAACATGCTTTTGAAGGTGTAGCTGATTGGGAGAGGAAGTTGATTCATGACCGTGTTCATGCTCTCCGTGGAACTTGA
- the LOC136226281 gene encoding phosphoglucan phosphatase LSF2, chloroplastic isoform X2 has translation MISANHCISLSSAFSYPHENGLFSIRNKSTSKFLVPKACFRIARINCKLTESGIEENPTRKEFSSSSSNNRMEEYNIAMKRMMRNPYEYHHDLGMNYNLITDNLIVGSQPQKPEDIDHLKHEENVTYILNLQQDKDIEFWGIDLQSIVKRCRELGIRHMRRPLNEAYDKLTSKRPCGPNKRSIRAATYDLAKNDPCKEPFENLPEHAFEGVADWERKLIHDRVHALRGT, from the exons ATGATTAGTGCAAACCACTGCATTTCCCTCTCTTCAGCTTTCTCATACCCACATGAAAATGGTTTATTCTCGATTAGAAACAAATCCACATCCAAATTTCTGGTACCCAAGGCTTGTTTCAGAATCGCTAGGATCAATTGCAAGCTAACAGAGAGTGGAATCGAAGAAAACCCTACGAGAAAGGAGTTCTCGTCGTCGAGTTCAAACAATAGAATGGAAGAGTACAATATCGCCATGAAAAGAATGATGAGGAATCCTTATGAGTATCATCATGATCTAG GTATGAACTACAATCTGATAACCGATAATTTGATTGTGGGATCCCAGCCTCAGAAACCTGAAGATATAGATCATCTTAAACACGAAGAGAATGTGACCTACATTCTAAATTTGCAGCAAGACAAGGACATTGAGTTTTGGGGTATTGACTTGCAATCTATTGTAAAAAGATGCCGAGAACTTGGAATCCGCCATATGAGAAGGCCT CTGAATGAAGCATATGACAAACTAACCTCGAAGCGACCATGTGGACCTAATAAAAGATCAATACGAGCAGCTACCTATGACCTTGCCAAGAATGATCCATGTAAGGAGCCATTTGAGAATCTTCCTGAACATGCTTTTGAAGGTGTAGCTGATTGGGAGAGGAAGTTGATTCATGACCGTGTTCATGCTCTCCGTGGAACTTGA
- the LOC136226410 gene encoding uncharacterized protein gives MLSSSTTSNPRLNAILSAFVSVHSHEVSALLHSSSCFFFILSAYFMVLPLRDEGAISLGLSNLPGLFIGSLALTLIAAPLSTLLFSWPNLSKAKVLLLMHRFFSISLVMFFFLWHSSSGGILPQAKGTVSVSTELKKDLQVNSSQNGCPADSGSEVDCSEYSGSWGDHGWFYISVRIGFFLWIALMNLITISSTWARIIDVMDSESGSRLFGFIGAGATLGQLFGSLFATGMAWLGPFLLLFAALLMELAAQSSKGIKKDASEHPEELLPMSKATCDEQNKTEEQTSFKMLSPKSPTSNPKPQLSAILDGFWLILSSTYLSYVSIFLWLSAVVSSFFYFQKVTIIATAVTSSVGRRRLFAQINSFIAVFILAGQLTLTGRILTTAGVTVAICSAPAVAFGNLVAIAVWPTWIAVAICETMRKVVTYVVTRPGRELLFTVVSQEEKYKAKVCIDVIVQRLGDATAAGMYKLMFSTLQGRTSTVSLYALPVCIMWIVTAFHLGRRQAQLAKLQDV, from the exons ATGTTATCATCAAGTACAACGAGTAATCCTAGATTGAATGCAATTCTCTCCGCATTCGTCTCCGTGCACTCTCATGAAGTCTCGGCTCTGCTTCACTCTTCCTCCTGTTTCTTCTTC ATTTTAAGCGCGTATTTCATGGTGCTACCATTGAGAGACGAAGGTGCGATCTCACTTGGATTATCGAATCTACCCGGTCTCTTTATTGGATCCTTAGCTCTCACTTTGATTGCTGCACCTTTGTCCACGCTTCTTTTCTCTTGGCCTAATTTGTCTAAAGCTAAG GTTTTACTTTTGATGCACAGGTTTTTTAGTATATCACTTGTTATGTTCTTCTTTCTATGGCATTCTTCATCAGGTGGAATACTTCCACAAGCTAAG GGTACAGTTTCCGTATCCACTGAATTGAAGAAGGATTTACAAGTTAATAGCAGTCAGAATGGTTGTCCTGCAGATTCTGGCAGTGAAGTTGATTGTTCTGAATATTCTGGCAGTTGGGGTGACCATGGCTGGTTTTACATTTCTGTGAGGATCGGATTCTTCCTCTGG ATTGCTCTGATGAATCTTATTACTATCTCATCGACATGGGCTAGAATAATCGATGTGATGGACAGTGAG TCAGGTTCGAGATTGTTTGGATTCATTGGAGCTGGTGCAACACTTGGCCAGCTTTTTGGGTCTTTATTTGCCACAGGAATGGCTTGGTTGGGGCCAT TTCTACTTCTATTTGCGGCTTTATTGATGGAACTTGCTGCACAGTCATcaaaaggaatcaagaaagaTGCATCTGAACATCCTGAAGAACTTCTACCTATGAG TAAAGCTACTTGTGATGAGCAAAACAAGACTGAAGAACAAACATCGTTCAAAATGCTTTCTCCAAAATCACCTACGTCAAATCCAAAGCCTCAGCTTTCAGCCATCTTAGATGGATTTTGGCTAATACTATCTTCAACTTATTTATCATACGTATCCATATTTTTATGGTTGAGTGCAGTTGTCTCCTCGTTCTTCTATTTTCAG AAAGTGACCATAATTGCCACAGCTGTTACAAGTTCCGTTGGAAGAAGAAGATTGTTTGCCCAGATAAATAGCTTCATTGCTGTTTTTATCCTTGCTGGACAACTTACTTTAACA GGGCGCATCCTTACTACAGCTGGAGTTACAGTAGCTATATGCTCTGCTCCAGCAGTTGCCTTCGGAAACTTGGTTGCTATTGCTGTTTGGCCAACTTGGATAGCAGTTGCTATTTGTGAGACTATGAGGAAG GTAGTCACTTATGTGGTGACAAGGCCTGGAAGAGAACTCCTATTCACTGTTGTTTCACAGGAAGAGAAATACAAAGCAAAG GTGTGCATAGATGTAATAGTTCAACGTCTTGGAGATGCTACTGCAGCAGGAATGTACAAACTAATGTTCAGCACTCTTCAAGGAAGAACCTCAACTGTCTCCCTCTATGCTTTACCG GTCTGTATAATGTGGATAGTCACAGCATTCCATTTAGGACGTCGCCAAGCTCAACTTGCCAAACTTCAAGATGTCTGA